A single Anopheles arabiensis isolate DONGOLA chromosome 2, AaraD3, whole genome shotgun sequence DNA region contains:
- the LOC120896007 gene encoding uncharacterized protein LOC120896007, whose amino-acid sequence MLLFCLMLWCTFADGCTVERREEEMPPEFLQSESTNTRFLAPILRAHYRAFALEVHFRSWNGNDTQRQLTPWQGELIDDALCRNADWMIVSFADLLAPAVQRRSAHYSVLLMLDYDALCSWLQHGLDSGAYHFDGLYTIVIEQLADRGQLHAVMRELWNRQIINVVVVVVLASGEADNRGELVAYSYDPYREGQCGNAAPYEIGRYANDNGTWDRLAGWFPNRLTNLHGCSLTVGTVEVSPFSMTRTVDNRTVQYGLEVHIVDTLAARLNFTFRYVRPTDGVKWGILYAANSTGLVGLLQRRGADFGFGSLGFSLNRHTYLRMGVPNHMTQMIMGIPPKRPYTSFEKLFQPFAVDAWLCIALGYAAFALVTLALVTVNRRLAREPALQHPLYQLWVLLMGGAVGWLRLDSTRLFLIGFVLNALVIRTLFQAGLFQRLQSSASLASDLNTLEAINRAGLYYNMFRASLQFYRDNPSIPASRIKLVPNDQRDWDDLFYELSQDRLGGVMVSPLDCIAYYVKRRGKDGVVYVGKDTGFMYNLGFHYPKSTALQRPFDGWILRMHAAGLVHHWSEEYRDNRYWTNAKEDSEPASLRWNQISGGFYLCSALMLLATVVLLGEIVYYRLRTRRLLQRRCGRKIRTRRKKSV is encoded by the exons ATGCTGCTGTTTTGCCTCATGCTCTGGTGCACCTTCGCCGACGGTTGCACTGTGGAGCGCCGTGAAGAGGAAATGCCACCGGAGTTCCTTCAAAGCGAATCCACGAACACACGCTTCCTTGCCCCGATACTTCGTGCGCACTACCGTGCCTTTGCGTTAGAAGTGCATTTTCGCAGCTGGAATGGCAACGACACCCAGCGACAGCTTACACCCTGGCAGGGCGAACTCATCGACGACGCGCTGTGCCGCAATGCCGACTGGATGATCGTGTCCTTTGCTGATCTGCTCGCACCCGCCGTACAGCGTCGATCCGCTCACTACAGCGTGCTGTTGATGCTAGACTATGATGCACTTTGCAGCTGGTTGCAGCATGGTTTAGACAGCGGAGCATACCATTTCGACGGGCTGTACACGATCGTCATCGAACAGCTTGCCGATCGTGGGCAGCTTCATGCCGTGATGAGGGAGCTGTGGAACCGGCAGATCAtcaacgtcgtcgtcgtggtcgtcttGGCGAGTGGGGAAGCAGATAATCGCGGTGAACTGGTAGCCTACTCGTACGATCCGTATAGGGAAGGACAGTGCGGCAACGCAGCACCGTACGAGATCGGTCGGTATGCGAACGACAACGGTACGTGGGATCGTTTGGCGGGCTGGTTCCCGAACCGATTGACGAACCTGCACGGATGCTCCTTGACCGTTGGCACGGTGGAGGTGTCCCCGTTCTCCATGACCCGTACCGTGGACAATCGCACCGTGCAATACGGGCTGGAGGTGCACATCGTCGACACGCTTGCCGCCCGGCTCAACTTCACCTTCCGGTACGTGCGGCCAACGGATGGCGTAAAGTGGGGCATACTGTACGCCGCGAACAGTACCGGGCTGGTCGGGTTGCTGCAGCGCCGGGGGGCGGACTTTGGCTTCGGCAGTCTCGGCTTTTCGCTCAACCGCCACACGTACCTGCGGATGGGCGTACCGAACCACATGACGCAGATGATCATGGGCATACCGCCGAAGCGTCCGTACACCTCGTTCGAGAAGCTGTTCCAACCGTTCGCGGTCGACGCGTGGCTTTGCATTGCGCTCGGGTACGCAGCGTTCGCGCTGGTCACGCTGGCACTGGTCACGGTTAACCGTCGTCTCGCGCGCGAACCGGCGCTCCAGCATCCGCTGTACCAGCTGTGGGTGCTGCTGATGGGCGGTGCCGTCGGATGGTTGCGGCTGGACAGTACGCGCCTGTTCCTCATCGGTTTCGTCCTGAACGCGCTCGTCATACGGACGCTCTTCCAGGCGGGCCTGTTCCAGCGGCTCCAGTCGTCCGCGTCGCTTGCGTCCGATTTGAACACGCTCGAGGCGATCAACCGGGCCGGCCTGTACTACAACATGTTCCGTGCGTCGCTGCAATTCTACAGAGACAATCCCTCCATACCCGCCAG TCGCATCAAGCTGGTACCGAACGATCAGCGGGATTGGGATGATCTGTTTTACGAGCTGTCCCAGGATCGGCTGGGCGGTGTCATGGTGAGCCCGCTCGACTGCATCGCCTACTACGTGAAGCGCCGCGGCAAGGACGGTGTGGTGTACGTGGGCAAGGACACCGGCTTCATGTACAACCTGGGATTCCACTATCCCAAATCGACCGCCCTGCAGCGACCGTTCGATGGATGGATACTGCGCATGCATGCCGCCGGCCTGGTGCACCACTGGTCGGAGGAGTACCGCGACAATCGCTACTGGACCAATGCGAAGGAAGACTCGGAACCGGCCAGCCTGCGGTGGAACCAAATTTCTGGCGGCTTCTATCTGTGCAGTGCGTTGATGCTGTTGGCGACGGTTGTGTTGCTGGGGGAGATAGTATACTATCGCCTGCGCACCCGTCGGCTGCTCCAACGACGCTGCGGAAGGAAGATACGAACCCGCCGCAAAAAAAGTGTCTAA
- the LOC120896011 gene encoding uncharacterized protein LOC120896011 → MRSAIIIAIMHLLVLSVPEVAGHLLNAKPSANPATVTQQASLLTPIVQTHYRVPEGFVAVRVQNGGHSNPSHQQKDLIDGLMRTGHDWLAVSFDDLPAAERRPAYYGVFLVADYRSLCTLLDGMTPEAYQFDGLYTIVIEQRRPKLHDVMERLWSCRLLNVVVIVSEKRAYEDEERYVAYTYHPYREHRCGSVEPYAVGQYANGTWTELVRWYAKRTDNFNGCPLVIGTIHIIPCSIIERDGPGGSTTHKGIEVSQVDDLSRRFNFTPEYRISNGSTRWGFARAVNSTGLMGWIQRGEVDFGLGSIGISLSRVQHLRPGIASRFGQLAMAIPPKRPDSSVEKLIKPFSRQTWLCVVLGLAGISTLAWALFGIGWRLVADRLRHPYYTVWVLTMGGPCGALRMDSTRLFVVSLVLNMLVVRTLYHAAMFERLQASASLASELDTLEQINRAGKMYIMHKTITLFFNDNPLVGPRRICRTLHDNENWEELLYQLSQPGSDFVVTLPLDCIKYYVQQYGNRGLVYVGKHSGITYNTAFFYPQTTALQAPFSARVLAYHSAGLVDQWARAFEDGRYWSNAKADPEPASLAWSHLSGAFYLCGTMHLLAVCVFVAELGWARKWRKAPAH, encoded by the exons ATGAGATCTGCAATCATCATCGCTATCATGCATTTACTGGTGCTGAGCGTACCTGAAGTAGCCGGACATCTTCTGAACGCTAAACCATCCGCCAATCCTGCTACGGTAACCCAACAGGCATCGTTGCTTACCCCAATCGTGCAAACACATTACCGTGTGCCGGAAGGTTTCGTCGCTGTTCGCGTGCAGAATGGTGGCCACTCGAACCCGTCCCACCAGCAGAAGGATCTTATCGACGGGCTAATGCGCACCGGGCACGATTGGTTGGCCGTATCGTTCGACGATCTACCGGCAGCGGAGAGACGTCCCGCCTACTACGGTGTGTTTCTGGTCGCCGACTATCGCTCATTGTGCACGCTGCTAGATGGAATGACACCGGAGGCCTATCAGTTCGATGGACTGTACACGATCGTTATCGAACAGCGGCGGCCAAAGCTGCACGACGTCATGGAAAGGCTGTGGAGTTGCCGGCTGCTCAATGTGGTCGTCATTGTGAGCGAGAAGCGTGCGTACGAGGATGAAGAACGGTACGTAGCCTACACTTATCATCCTTACCGCGAGCACCGGTGTGGCAGCGTGGAACCGTACGCCGTCGGCCAGTACGCGAACGGTACGTGGACCGAACTGGTCCGGTGGTACGCGAAGCGAACGGACAATTTTAACGGCTGCCCGCTCGTGATCGGTACGATCCATATCATACCTTGCTCGATCATCGAGCGCGATGGGCCCGGTGGTAGTACCACGCACAAAGGCATCGAGGTGTCGCAGGTGGACGATTTGTCGCGCAGGTTCAACTTTACGCCAGAGTATCGCATCTCGAACGGTAGCACCCGGTGGGGCTTTGCCCGTGCCGTCAACAGCACCGGACTGATGGGCTGGATACAGCGGGGCGAGGTCGATTTCGGGCTCGGCAGCATCGGCATCAGTCTGTCCCGGGTGCAGCATCTGCGGCCGGGCATTGCGAGCCGCTTCGGCCAGTTGGCGATGGCCATCCCGCCCAAGCGACCGGACAGCTCGGTGGAGAAGCTGATCAAACCGTTCAGCCGGCAGACCTGGCTGTGCGTGGTGCTCGGGCTGGCCGGCATCAGCACGCTGGCCTGGGCATTGTTCGGCATCGGGTGGCGGCTGGTGGCCGACCGGTTGCGCCATCCGTACTACACGGTCTGGGTCCTGACGATGGGTGGCCCGTGCGGTGCGTTGCGCATGGACAGCACGCGCCTGTTTGTCGTCAGCCTCGTCCTCAACATGCTGGTCGTGCGGACGCTCTATCATGCGGCCATGTTTGAGCGGCTGCAGGCGTCCGCCAGCCTGGCGTCGGAGCTGGACACGCTTGAGCAGATCAACCGGGCGGGCAAGATGTACATTATGCATAAAACGATTACCCTGTTCTTCAACGACAACCCGCTGGTCGGTCCCAG GCGCATTTGTCGTACACTGCACGATAACGAAAACTGGGAAGAGCTGCTGTACCAGCTGTCCCAGCCCGGCAGTGACTTTGTGGTAACATTACCGCTCGACTGCATCAAGTACTACGTGCAGCAGTACGGCAATCGGGGCCTCGTGTACGTCGGCAAACACAGCGGCATTACGTACAATACGGCCTTCTTCTACCCGCAAACCACAGCACTGCAGGCGCCGTTCAGTGCCCGCGTGCTGGCGTATCACTCGGCCGGACTGGTCGATCAGTGGGCCCGGGCGTTTGAGGACGGTCGGTACTGGTCGAACGCGAAGGCAGATCCCGAACCGGCCAGTCTGGCGTGGAGCCACCTTTCCGGTGCGTTCTATCTGTGCGGCACGATGCACCTGctggccgtgtgtgtgtttgtcgccGAGCTGGGATGGGCCCGGAAGTGGCGGAAGGCACCCGCACACTAA
- the LOC120896012 gene encoding T-complex protein 1 subunit eta, giving the protein MQPQIILLKEGTDTSQGKPQLVSNINACQSIVDAVRTTLGPRGMDKLIVDSKGKATISNDGATIMKLLDIVHPAAKTLVDIAKSQDAEVGDGTTSVVLLAGEFLKQLKPFVEEGVHPRIIIKAVRKALNLCVAQINELAFKIEKHDTEKHRALLEKCAATALNSKLIHQQKEFFSKMVVDSVTTLDVLLPLNMIGIKKVTGGALEDSMLVEGVAFKKTFAYAGFEMQPKSYDNVKIALLNIELELKAERDNAEVRVDNVAEYQKVVDAEWQILYDKLAKIHQSGAQVVLSKLPIGDVATQYFADRDMFCAGRVPEEDLKRTLKACGGAVMTTVQDISDKVLGTCAHFEERQIGSERFNLFQGCPNAKTCTIILRGGAEQFLEETERSLHDAIMIVRRTIRNDSVVAGGGAIEMELSKMLRNYSRTIAGKEQLLIGAMAKALEIIPRQLCDNAGFDATNILNKLRQKHAQGCQWYGVDIMKEHIADNFEAFVWEPSVIKINALTAACEATCMILSVDETIKSPKSGAGEAPQPPMGRGMGRPF; this is encoded by the exons ATG CAACCGCAAATCATTCTGCTGAAGGAGGGCACCGATACCTCGCAGGGCAAGCCTCAGCTAGTGTCGAACATCAATGCCTGCCAATCGATTGTCGATGCGGTGCGGACGACACTCGGCCCCCGCGGTATGGACAAGCTGATCGTGGACAGCAAGGGTAAGGCCACGATTTCCAACGACGGTGCGACAATCATGAAGCTGCTGGACATCGTGCACCCGGCGGCCAAGACGCTCGTCGACATTGCCAAATCGCAGGACGCGGAGGTGGGCGACGGTACCACGagtgtggtgctgctggccggCGAGTTCCTGAAGCAGCTGAAGCCGTTCGTGGAGGAGGGCGTGCATccgcgcatcatcatcaaagcGGTACGCAAAGCGCTGAACCTGTGCGTGGCGCAAATCAACGAGCTGGCGTTCAAGATCGAAAAGCACGACACCGAGAAGCACCGGGCGCTGCTGGAGAAGTGCGCCGCGACCGCGCTCAACTCGAAGCTCATCCACCAGCAGAAGGAGTTCTTCTCGAAGATGGTGGTCGACTCGGTCACGACGCTGgacgtgctgctgccgctgaacATGATCGGCATCAAGAAGGTGACGGGCGGTGCGCTCGAGGACTCGATGCTGGTGGAGGGTGTCGCCTTCAAGAAGACGTTCGCGTACGCCGGGTTCGAGATGCAGCCTAAGAGCTACGACAACGTGAAGATTGCGCTGCTGAACATTGAGCTGGAGCTGAAGGCGGAGCGGGACAATGCGGAGGTGCGCGTGGACAATGTGGCCGAGTACCAGAAGGTGGTGGACGCCGAGTGGCAGATACTGTACGACAAGCTGGCCAAAATCCACCAGTCCGGTGCGCAGGTCGTGCTGTCCAAGCTGCCGATCGGCGACGTGGCGACACAGTATTTCGCCGACCGGGACATGTTCTGTGCCGGGCGCGTACCGGAGGAGGACCTGAAGCGCACGCTCAAGGCATGCGGTGGCGCGGTCATGACGACGGTACAGGACATCAGCGACAAGGTGCTGGGCACGTGCGCACACTTCGAGGAGCGGCAGATCGGTAGCGAGCGGTTCAACCTGTTCCAGGGCTGCCCGAACGCGAAAACGTGCACGATCATACTGCGCGGCGGTGCGGAACAGTTTCTGGAAGAGACGGAACGTTCGCTGCACGATGCAATCATGATTGTGCGGCGCACGATTCGCAACGATTCCGTTGTAGCCG GCGGTGGTGCTATTGAGATGGAGCTGTCGAAAATGCTACGCAACTATTCGCGCACAATTGCCGGCAAGGAGCAGCTGCTGATCGGCGCCATGGCCAAGGCGCTGGAAATCATCCCCCGTCAGCTGTGCGACAATGCGGGCTTCGATGCAACCAACATTCTCAACAAACTGCGCCAGAAACACGCACAAG GTTGCCAATGGTACGGTGTGGACATTATGAAGGAACACATTGCCGACAACTTTGAGGCGTTCGTGTGGGAACCGTCGGTCATCAAGATCAACGCACTGACGGCTGCCTGTGAGGCCACGTGCATGATCCTGTCCGTGGACGAAACGATCAAAAGCCCCAAATCGGGCGCCGGTGAAGCACCGCAGCCACCGATGGGCCGCGGTATGGGACGTCCGTTCTAA
- the LOC120896009 gene encoding uncharacterized protein LOC120896009 encodes MKVLLMVSLSCIATSLCAMVPVSHHHRNKYHHLTVPIAHHFKDTNIPVVFWLDSPVYVTNQSTQLDALHAIVLAHSDWMVAVFRNSLRCMRCRTRLQNVFIAATVRSLQTLLASLEYDCFYPSGRYIFIVTEQLAREATDVRDVFEIVWKNRIVHVVLIVSRSNDTARFRAYGYEPYAYGKCGKVRVKLIDRYTDAGWRRLAGGWFNCALPNFNQCPLKVATFESKPFVMVRTVGNETRYSGLEVKIFNHIAAKLNVSIVYTPPPNNTRWGMLLPQNSTGQMGMLQRNEADVGFGSVGRSIERDLYLRSSVPSIVSQLSMTIPPRLPYTTLEKLFHPLRPSAWLLVAAGYTTILCLYVVLFRGKHRPRRERIPGLYYTFWTILMGGPGREVHRHSTRLYVISLVLNALIVRNLYQSALFQRLKSNDLMAANLHTYQDINKAGLSYYMFRTTVRFYADNPEVNGSIRAIANENIDWDEVMYNISQHRLKGVIPLSLESIAYYVKHRGQQQKGAMVYVSEHTAISYYVAFHFPRRTALQQPFDRLLHRLHAGGFILHWRAEYRNNPNGATNYEQQDGVVPTPLQLQQVAGGFYLWALGLLVATVAFVGEIAVSKVNRASKHTGRCLFSLRVNV; translated from the exons ATGAAAGTACTTTTAATGGTGTCCCTCTCCTGCATTGCGACCAGCTTGTGTGCCATGGTACCGGTTTCACACCATCACCGGAACAAGTACCATCACCTAACGGTGCCGATTGCCCACCATTTCAAGGATACCAACATCCCGGTCGTATTTTGGCTAGACAGCCCAGTGTACGTTACGAATCAGTCCACTCAGCTCGATGCACTGCACGCGATCGTACTGGCCCATAGCGATTGGATGGTGGCGGTCTTTCGCAACTCGCTGCGATGCATGCGGTGCCGCACCCGTTTGCAGAACGTGTTCATAGCGGCAACGGTACGCTCGTTGCAGACGTTACTCGCCAGCCTGGAGTACGACTGTTTCTATCCCAGTGGGCGGTACATTTTCATCGTCACGGAGCAACTTGCACGGGAGGCAACAGACGTGCGGGAtgtgtttgaaattgtttggaaaaatcgAATCGTACATGTTGTGCTTATAGTGAGCCGCTCAAACGATACAGCGAGGTTCCGTGCGTACGGATACGAACCGTACGCGTATGGGAAATGTGGTAAAGTGCGGGTGAAACTGATCGACCGGTATACAGACGCTGGATGGCGCCGGTTGGCGGGCGGATGGTTTAACTGCGCACTTCCAAATTTCAACCAATGTCCCCTCAAGGTGGCAACGTTCGAAAGCAAACCCTTCGTCATGGTGCGAACCGTCGGCAACGAGACCCGCTACTCCGGGCTGGAGGTGAAAATATTTAACCACATTGCGGCGAAGCTGAACGTCAGCATCGTGTACACGCCGCCGCCAAACAACACGCGTTGGGGCATGCTGTTGCCGCAGAACAGCACCGGCCAGATGGGCATGTTGCAGCGTAACGAGGCGGACGTCGGGTTCGGCTCCGTCGGTCGCAGCATCGAGCGGGACCTCTATCTGCGCTCCAGCGTGCCCAGCATCGTGTCGCAGCTTTCGATGACCATACCGCCCCGGCTACCGTACACGACCCTGGAGAAGCTGTTTCACCCATTGCGGCCGTCCGCGTGGCTGCTGGTGGCGGCCGGGTACACCACCATCCTGTGCCTGTACGTGGTACTGTTCCGCGGGAAGCATCGACCGCGCCGGGAACGCATACCCGGTCTGTACTACACCTTCTGGACGATCCTGATGGGTGGACCGGGTCGGGAAGTGCACCGGCACAGTACCCGGCTCTACGTCATCAGCCTGGTGCTGAATGCGCTGATCGTGCGCAACCTTTACCAGTCGGCGTTGTTTCAGCGGCTCAAGTCGAACGATCTGATGGCAGCCAATCTGCACACCTACCAGGACATCAATAAGGCGGGCCTGAGTTACTACATGTTCAGAACGACGGTACGGTTCTACGCCGACAATCCGGAAGTGAATGGCAG CATTCGAGCCATCGCGAACGAAAACATCGACTGGGACGAGGTGATGTACAACATTTCCCAGCACCGGCTGAAGGGTGTGATCCCGCTGTCGCTAGAAAGCATAGCGTACTACGTGAAGCATCGCGGCCAGCAGCAGAAGGGCGCCATGGTGTACGTGAGCGAGCACACCGCCATCAGCTACTACGTTGCGTTCCATTTCCCGCGGCGGACGGCGCTGCAGCAACCGTTCGACCGGTTGCTGCACCGGCTGCATGCCGGCGGCTTCATTCTGCACTGGAGGGCCGAGTACCGCAACAATCCGAACGGTGCGACGAACTACGAGCAGCAGGACGGTGTGGTGCCGACGCCGCTGCAGCTCCAGCAGGTAGCGGGCGGGTTCTACCTGTGGGCGCTCGGTTTGCTAGTGGCGACCGTTGCGTTTGTCGGCGAAATTGCCGTATCGAAGGTTAACCGTGCGAGCAAGCATACCGGTCGCTGCCTATTTAGCTTGAGAGTGAATGTTTAA
- the LOC120908633 gene encoding homeotic protein Sex combs reduced, translating into MTNSHNRNGRNAGSGNHAERYFHNHSPQQLSPSTQQQQQQQQQQHGGNTGSNGKQQRGGGRSQRSPSANYFRSIFSSSNTIPIVQQQQQQQQRQPSYSPTGGRGGGGRHSNNSSNSSNSFNQRSSPSSSGSFPMMMSSPMGAGTAAGPVSGSPPNFSHFAGSKCYDAPAPTALPKPPVHWTVGGGNGSSSSSSTTSISSSFSSMMMMASGGAVGGGSSVHTSMAGGANRKGAAGSSSINVGLKQQYHSQQQQQQQQTRLRTKAMKSCASAAAKASNRHAAAFTHNLKTILNVQA; encoded by the coding sequence ATGACAAACTCGCACAATCGTAACGGCCGCAATGCTGGCAGTGGTAACCATGCCGAGCGGTACTTCCACAACCACAGCCCGCAGCAGCTGAGCCCTTCgacgcagcaacagcagcagcagcagcagcagcagcatggtggCAACACCGGAAGCAATGGCAAGCAGCAGCGTGGAGGAGGCCGCAGTCAGCGGTCACCGAGTGCGAACTACTTCCGTAGTATTTTCTCCTCGTCCAACACAATACCGATagtacaacagcagcagcagcagcagcagaggcaACCGTCGTATTCACCCACCGGTGGacgaggtggtggtggtcgccatagcaacaacagcagcaacagctcaaACAGCTTTAATCAGCGCTCCAGTCCGAGCAGTAGCGGCAGCTTCCCGATGATGATGTCCTCGCCGATGGGAGCTGGTACGGCCGCCGGACCTGTATCAGGTTCGCCGCCAAACTTTTCCCACTTTGCGGGCAGCAAGTGCTATGATGCACCCGCACCCACCGCGCTGCCGAAGCCTCCCGTCCACTGGACCGTCGGTGGCGGCaatggtagcagcagcagcagcagcactactaGCATTAGCAGTTCCTTCtcgtcgatgatgatgatggcgagtGGCGGCGCCGTCGGGGGCGGTTCATCCGTCCACACTTCGATGGCCGGTGGCGCTAATAGAAAGGGGGCGGCAGGATCCTCCTCCATCAACGTGGGGCTGAAGCAGCAGTAccacagccagcagcagcagcagcagcagcagacgcgACTGCGGACCAAGGCGATGAAATCGTGTGCATCGGCTGCGGCCAAGGCAAGCAATCGCCATGCCGCTGCCTTCACGCACAATCTGAAAACGATTCTCAACGTGCAGGCTTAA
- the LOC120896010 gene encoding uncharacterized protein LOC120896010, giving the protein MWLSVHGFHRTTASLMKLFATLLALAMVAQHCYCSAGKLVPLVDAARATEHLQAPLKQHFQYPTFPVNFRAESSWNGTTTTRELFEINELMLENSGWLIGTVSGRLPIVTNPYASFYNVFFADGYDAMGKILQTLNYTDYDPTGRCLLVINAAYETDHMVQLAVILWQLRMVNVAVIVQEAATDTDSYRAYSYDPYREGKCELLEPLLLDQFVAGRWQSLHRWYRNKMENFHGCSLSVGTFAAKPYSMVRREGNATIRYGMEVSIVENVARWFNFTIDYRSPAGTVKWGIIRAANSTGMMGMIQRNEVAFGFGCMGYNEYRNRYLSVGLPSFITQLSMAAPPARPFTWLEKLFAPFTLEAWLCIALCYTGYLLLTVVVFDSRLVTTVEHFRNPAYNVWVMLLGGPSRPVRQTSIRLFLAGFVLNALVIRTMYQSAMFERLQATTTLGSDLNTFQQINAAHMLYYMYITTSFYYKDNPLVRGRIRILWDETKDWDEVMYNISHYRLNGVFVIPLDAIEYYVKNVGQRGLVYVSSHTSINYNPGFVYPKASPLTEPFSAIIGRYQAAGLVPIWREQFRDTRYWNNAKQHPEPISLRWSHLSGGFYLWACLLALSSLVLVGERIMSRRK; this is encoded by the exons ATGTGGCTTTCGGTGCACGGGTTTCATCGTACAACGGCATCGCTAATGAAGCTGTTCGCAACACTGCTTGCCCTAGCCATGGTGGCACAGCATTGCTACTGCAGTGCTGGCAAGCTTGTTCCGCTGGTCGACGCTGCCAGGGCAACGGAGCATCTGCAAGCGCCACTGAAGCAGCATTTTCAATATCCCACCTTTCCTGTTAACTTTCGTGCTGAGAGTAGTTGGAatggcaccaccaccacacgcgAGCTGTTTGAAATTAACGAACTAATGCTCGAAAACAGTGGCTGGCTGATCGGTACGGTGAGTGGTCGGTTGCCGATCGTCACCAACCCGTACGCTTCGTTCTACAATGTGTTTTTCGCCGACGGGTACGATGCAATGGGGAAGATTTTGCAAACCTTAAACTACACGGATTACGACCCAACCGGGCGTTGCCTGTTGGTGATAAATGCCGCATACGAAACGGACCACATGGTGCAGCTGGCGGTCATCCTCTGGCAGCTTCGAATGGTAAACGTGGCTGTGATAGTGCAGGAAGCTGCAACGGACACGGACAGCTACCGTGCCTACAGCTACGATCCGTACCGCGAGGGCAAATGTGAACTACTGgaaccgctgctgctggatcaATTTGTGGCCGGCCGGTGGCAAAGCTTGCACCGTTGGTACCGGAACAAGATGGAGAACTTTCACGGCTGCAGCCTGTCGGTGGGTACGTTCGCGGCCAAACCGTACTCGATGGTACGGCGGGAGGGAAACGCTACGATCCGCTACGGCATGGAAGTGTCGATTGTGGAGAACGTTGCGCGCTGGTTCAACTTCACGATCGACTACCGCAGCCCGGCCGGTACGGTGAAGTGGGGCATCATACGGGCGGCCAACAGTACCGGCATGATGGGCATGATACAGCGCAACGAGGTGGCGTTCGGCTTCGGCTGCATGGGATACAACGAGTACCGCAATCGGTATCTGTCCGTGGGCTTGCCCAGCTTCATCACGCAGCTCAGCATGGCTGCACCGCCGGCGCGACCGTTCACGTGGCTGGAGAAGCTGTTCGCACCGTTCACACTCGAGGCTTGGCTGTGCATTGCGCTGTGCTATACGGGATACCTACTGCTGACCGTGGTGGTGTTCGACTCGCGCCTGGTCACCACGGTGGAACACTTTCGCAACCCGGCGTACAATGTGTGGGTGATGCTGCTGGGTGGACCGTCGCGCCCCGTCCGCCAGACCAGCATCCGGCTGTTCCTGGCGGGCTTTGTGCTGAACGCGCTCGTCATACGCACGATGTACCAATCGGCGATGTTTGAGCGGCTGCAGGCGACGACCACGCTGGGCAGTGATCTGAACACGTTCCAGCAGATAAATGCCGCGCACATGCTGTACTACATGTACATTACGACATCGTTCTACTACAAGGACAATCCGCTGGTGCGTGGCAG AATACGCATCCTTTGGGACGAAACCAAGGACTGGGACGAGGTGATGTACAACATTTCGCACTACAGGCtgaacggtgtgtttgtgatacCGCTCGATGCGATCGAGTACTACGTGAAAAACGTCGGCCAGCGCGGTCTGGTCTACGTGAGCAGCCACACCAGCATCAACTACAATCCGGGCTTCGTGTATCCGAAAGCTTCCCCGCTGACGGAACCGTTCAGTGCAATCATCGGCCGGTACCAGGCGGCCGGACTGGTTCCCATCTGGCGGGAACAGTTCCGCGACACGCGGTACTGGAACAACGCCAAGCAGCACCCGGAACCGATCAGCCTGCGCTGGTCGCACCTGTCCGGTGGGTTCTATCTGTGGGCGTGCCTGCTCGCCCTATCCTCGCTGGTACTGGTGGGAGAGCGAATAATGAGCCGTAGGAAATGA